The segment AATAACAGGGATTCATGAAGCTTAAATGTTAGAAAAGGAGGACTCAGTTAGACAAGAGTCGATGACACAAAGTGATTAAATGTGTTTGAGGAGAAGAATATCTCAAACAGGATCAAACTCTCATCATTGATCAGGGACTTAactccactaggtggcgctaaaacaacaacaacagctgaatTCAAAGATGCCCGAATTGAATCTCTCTGCGTCGGCCTTCATTCAGCGAGCCTGATGCTCTGCAGTAGAGACTACGTACCTGTAGGTGGACCTCTCCTGCTCCAGGTTGCTAAGGGAATTAGCTTTGAGCACGGGGGCAGGAGCGCTCACGGGTTTGGGAACATCTGCGGGCTGGAAAACAGACGACAGGCTTCGTTTTAGTGTTTCCTGCGCCTGATTGAGAggtggttgtttttaaacatcctTCAAGTTGGCGACAAAGCTTTACGTTTTAATTATGGTTCCTTCTTGACTATTAAACTAATATAAGACCCCTGACAGAAATCACAGTGACTCCCTGAGGTAGCTACATGAAGAACGTACCCTGAGGACTGACGACTCCCCCTCCTTTGCCCTGTCCATAGAAACGGAGCGCTTGTTCTCAAACATCTTGACTCTGTTAAGCACCGATTGCGGTTTCATGGCCGGATCTTCGTCCAGGTCTTCCCGCGGCGGAGGAGGAAGGGGTTTGGAGCCTGGCGTCACTGCCGGCTCACCTGGGGAGGGTAAAGTCTCCGGTTTAGGAGGGGGGACGGCGGGTTCCGAGTTCATCATGGGCTCATGCACACCTGGCTTATAACCCCGGTTTGGAGGCCCGGACATGAAGGTGGGCCTCAAGCCGGAGTCACCGTAGTAGTGCTTTGGAGGCTCCGGCGAGCGGGGCGAGTTAATGGGGAAGCTGCGCGACTCCACCTCGTAGGGAGAACGGGCGTCGTACACCGCTGGGGGTGGGGGAGGCGGCTCGTCGTAACGGATCGGTCCAGGTTTACTGTGGCGCGGTCTGCCGTCAAAGCCCGGCGGCGGGGCTTCCTCGTAGCGCGGCTGAGGGGGGCTGTAGTCCCTCCCTGGTCCATCCTCGTACGGGGAGCGGGGGCTGTAGCCCACGGGCTGCTGGTGGCTCGGCTGATACCCGGCGGGCTGGGAGGACGAGGTCTGCTGGTCGTATGGGGGCCACTGTTCGCTGTAATGAGGCACACGGTTGTCGTAGTGCAGGTGAGAGTCAGTGTTGTGAGGCTTTGGTTCTGTGTAGCCGCCTCCATCGTATCCGTAAGGCGGGTGGTCGTACTCGCGGTATGGCTGTTTGTCCTGGTACGGAGGCTGGTGACTGTAGTTCATAGACTGCTTCAGACCGTGGTTGATTCGCACTGGATCCTCCATATTGTACAGATCTTTCTTGTACATCTGTGAAGAAACGGAACAAGTTGAAAATCTCCATCATTTTATCATGAGTGAAACTTGCAATGTCAAAGCACAGACATCGGCTCAGGAAAAGAGGTTTCCCAGCACCAAACGAAGAATAAATCATTTACaaggaaataaactgaaaccTCAACGAACCAAACTGTACAAATAAATCCAGcaccaaatatttaaattaggaTGAAGTCTTCACTCAAAAACAGTTCTGAATGCCTGTTTGAGATGATGCCTTTCAAGAATGATcagaatttataaaaacacaagtgaatTTTACCAAGTTAACACGTTTCACCAAGCAATTTACACATTTCTGAAAGGCCTCGTTTCAAACATATGATGTGTAGCCTGGAGACAGCAGAGTTACAGTGCTTCCTATGGAAGAAGGTTGATTTGTTGGCGACTACTCAGAACAAAACTTTCTCAACGGGAAACAAAATGCCGTGCACCgatgagttgattttttttccatagaaAGAGTTGCTCAGTTGAAGTTATTACCAAGTGTACTGTCTGCAGGTTAGCTTTCATCATGCAACGAACATTCAGTTTGCAACTTATGCAACGTCAAACTACTGGCACTActacagacaaaaaacacatctaCCCACTACGGTGCCGCTGTCAGTGCTACTGGTGTTCATCTACAGAAGAGTCAAAGCTGAAAGGAACCCAAACAAAAAGTAGGAGCCATGCAAAGGACGTAAGAGGCAACAGTTAGGGCTGGTTGTGGATGTCTTCACCCTGGTCAGAGACTCAGATGGACCAGTCCTTCTGGTCTCCAGCCCACTGTGGTGCATGTGGACTAGTGTGTCACACATTTTCTCTGGGGGGTCCAGAGGCACACAGTGGGCTCAGTGAGTCACACGGTGTGGACATGACATGCAGAGAGCGAGTGGAAAGCATGTGTAAGAAGACAGGCAGTTAAAACAGCAGGCTGGGGGGGGGGCCCAGGCCCGGTCCGAGTGGCTGGTGAAACAGCGGGTACCTTTGGTTCTGGACCAGGAGGTCCAGACGGGTGGGGTTCatgtggtggtggaggaggtggtggtggtgggggctgAATAAGCTCGGGGGCAGGGCTGGGGCTGTTAAGTGAGTCAGCCTGAGGAGCTGCGGCTGCAGCAGGCGGCTCCTCTAGGTGCACAGCCTCATGCTGCACAGGCTGCTCAACAGCAGAGGTAGCTGCCACCGTCGGAGGCAACGAGGGCATGGGCAGAGCAGCCTCACCTTGCTGTGAAGTATTGTTAAGAGACATTTTTAACACAGCCTGCCAAGGGCACACAAAGTACATCTTTACCCCAACACCATGAATGTCTTTCTTACAGCCAGAAAATGCACTTGCATGATTgtagtttgaataaaaactcacagctaacaacaaaacatgctAACATCTTAGCCAAGAACGATACATTTTATAAGTCAGgacacaacagaaaatataaatgacAAAACTCCTCTGCTCTGTAGTTGTATACGTTTAGCTACACATGAATCTTTAACTGGCACAACCTGCGACGGGCTGCCAGCAGCGCTGCACGACTTTACCTGCTGTggagcggccatcttgaacccaGGGGGGTCTATTCGACTGGCCGGGTCGGGCTGCACAGGGTGTTGGTATCCAGGGTAGCCGGGAGTGTCTTGTATCACAGGGGGGTCTTCTCGCACAGGCTCTGAAGAGCGGGTGATGGCGGGCTCAGTGGGCAGACCCACCTCATCATTCAAAGTTTCATCTAACTCCTGGTCTGTGTATGCTCCTCCCTCAGTGTCTGTGTCCTCATAATCAGAAGTGTGGCGGCTGTCTGTGCTATACATGGAGTATTCACTACCTGGCGCCGAGAGGTAGGACAGACGGTCGTCGTGGATATCCAAGTCGTCCTCTGTAGTGCCGTCGGCCTgtgcagagcagagaaactgTTGGATATCTCACGAGTTGCAGTAAAAATGGACTGAACTATCGCCGGCCAGTTGTCCCACCTTGCCCTCTGACACCCACACCAACtgattctgctgctgctggatggTTTCTTTCAGAGCTCCATACCATCCATCATTCATATTGTTTAAGTTGATGGTCGCTAAGAGAAAATAGTTGCACAATTATCACCCCCACTAGGAACGAAGCGGTGTAAAAAGGccaatttacattttaaagtcagTATTTTAACACGCTCTGCCCACTTACTGGTGAACAGGTGGTGATTATTCTTCCTCAGTTTAATGGCTCGCTCATAAAGCTTCCTGGCGCTCTTCCTGGACTCCGGACAAAGTCTCGTCCTCATGTTCTTCACACCCTGTTTATTGTCGGGATTTAGGAAGACTACGATCGGGTACCACTGAGCGTAGTTCAGTCTGTCCACAGCGTTTGGGGTGATGTCCAGCACAGCGTGTTTGTCCTTCGTGGGATTAAAGGcaagaaagaggaaaaatgagGACAGCGTTTTTAACGACGAGGAACTTTGAAAACACGGGCGTCCGCGCGCTCACTCTGTCAATGATCTGCTTGATGGTGTGAAGACGAATGATTCCTGAACTGCGCTGGTCTGTCCCTGCGTCTCTGGGTTCActctctgaaaagaaaagaatggaaGGATaaattcatagaaaaaaaaagagaaaaaaaggagcgATAAAATGAAAGGTTTCGCCGAAGTTTCATATCGAACATACTTGCTAGTTCGAAGAGGTCTGGCTCTTCTCTGGATAGTTTCTCTCGAGCCACGTCGGCGATGGGTCCGAATATCACGACCGGTCTGAGGAAACCAGCTGCGCGGAAAGACGACAGGACGTTGGCggatgcaataaaaaaaaaaagcttcactgTGAGCGACTTTAAAACCTGACAAGTTTACATTCCTCACCTTCTCTCAGCACAACTCTCTCGTAAGCCGGGAACTTTGTTTGGACTGGCTGGGAGGACAGGTCCTCTCTGCTCTTCCTCAGGTTCCTCTTTGAGCTGCGAAGACCCCGAAACCTCCAGAAGTCGGCCCTGTCACCTCCTGCTGTTTTGGGGAGCGTGTACTGAACGCTGGACAGCTGCTCTGCCCTGTTAGCGGGACGACAAAGGCAGCTCTTGATTTAATCCAAACCCCGCTAACAATACAAGCAACACCGGCGTGGCGATGGtgatattaaaatgaaactgagcACGGAGGACGGCCTCACCTGTttttgttggggatgatgccCCTCTCCACCTCCTGGTGGTTTTTGCCGATGCGAATAGCCAGCCAGGAACCCAACTTGCCGTTGTAGAGCGTGTCCACGACGCGGAAAACCTCGCCCTTGTTAAAGCTTAACCCATAAGGAGATTCCTTCTCATACTCAAAGTGTGTCCGGATGTAGAAGGAGTCTCCCACATCGGACTCCACGATCCGCCGATACACTGAAGGAAAGACCcccaaaaaagtcaaataattaaCACAGAACGAATCTAAACATAACATCATCTGCTGCTGTCATCCATTAGATTTaccatcttttttcttctgagcCAGAATGGTGACCTCTTCACCTTTAGGAAGATCCAGGAGGAATAGCACCGCCTCCTCTCGGATTATATTTGCAAAATCTACATTATTTACCTGGAAGAAAAACATCGTCCCAGTAAATGTTTGGCGCACACACATCAGTCTTATTTTAAACTCCTGAGCCTTCACCGTTCCCTGGGTGCGAGGCGGACGGATGCAGGCGTAAATAGCTCATCCTGTAGTTAGCGCTGCCCGGAGAAccgcaggttttatttttgctgaaacaACTCAAAGCGCTCCTCGGTACATTTGGTGTGCAGAAAAGGAAGATGTAGGACTGAGCGAACGGGGCAAACACAGCAAGAGGAAAcagtatttatgtgtttgctccATCGGGCCCCTTTGCTAAGAGACCAGCTCGATGACGCAGGAATTCTGAAGCAGCCGGAGCGTGAGGCCATGAATTAAAACCAGAGTGAATGTTTGAGGGTGTAtctgctataaaaaaaaaaaagatatttacagTGACTATCAAGTGCCAACAGttaggcaaaaagaaaagagacagatTAAACACTTCTCAGCTTTTTCctgtaatttaaattatttttttgactcGCCTAAAAACCTAAACATATCCAACAAATGTCCTtcgaaactttttatttattgatcacGTTTTGCTGCTAGTGTAGTTTCTCACCCTGAGAATTTGATCGCCCTCCTCCAGGCCCTCCTTGGCAGCCGGGCTTTCCTCCAGAACCCCTGCCACGAAGATGCCCACGTCGTTGCCCCCAGCCAGCCGCAGACCCACGCTCTCGCCCTTTTTAAACTTCACCAGCTTCATGCTCGGCCTGCGGACAAACACGCACCGTCAAGCCGCTTTCCTCTGAGCAGACACAGGCtggcattttctttctttttttttaagtgaaataaataaataaataaaactgttaggGGCCGTCCGGGTGTCTCTGGAGCTCTTGAGGTGTGTTCAGCAGATTGTGAACGCACTACATTTTATTACTGCtgacaaacacaacagaaaaccGCCTCACACGCTAAAGACGCACACTCTGTTGttcaaacaaacaccaaaaccaACACAAGCGCAATTAAAGTCTTAaaatcccttgaaggaatgcgtatcgcccgTCGATTTTCACGACAGAGATTTCAACTAAAATCTTTTTACgagaaaaactctgaaaataacaaaatctcAGGTAATATTTTAAGATGTGCGCATTTGTTGAGACTGACtgagctactcccacaccaaagtgtagctcagtatctgtaaaactgactgagggtaaagctgtttagctgtggcagccatcttgaatggactccaagagttaatcgGTGAGTTTCATAAAAGTCTATCCAGTTGGTTCAAGAGATTTACTGCtaaagctacaaacacacactgacacaaactATGTACTTTAAAGAAAGCTGCATACTGAAATGCttcaaattaatatttattattattattattattattcttaccGCAGGATGCTGTCGTCATGGGCAGCGCTTGGCACAGGGGCGTCGGAAGGACTGACCGGCAAGTCTACATCCGGCTGTCCGGGCTGAGCGTACACCGGCTTGGGctctaaagacaaacaaagtcCTCATATTAATGCACGCAGAACAATAAAATGCTACAATAACCCCCACAAATATATAACTGACAAGACTGGAGATACAGATGTACAGCTGGGGAAAtgtttgctgcagaaaaaaaacacaaaaaaaacaagaaaacaccaCAACGTTGAAAATATCACACGGCGCTTGTCGTGCACACACGTGCACTCAGAGCACACAGCGTCCTTAGCTGGGAGGTCAAAGACAGCAGAGAGCTGCAGGCTGGAGGGGAACGTCACACTCGATCAGCTCATATGCTTTATTTTCACTGGGCTCCAGGCAAACTCAGACAGACTCAGCAGGCATTTGGATTCAactgttttagttatttaattttttttttttttttgggtagTTGTGCTTTTTgcaaaaaggggggggggatatCTGGGACAAACCAAAacttaaatgcatttttctgttaCTCAGCAAGTCTAGATGCAAGCCACTCAGACCTCACACGTAAATATTGAGTTTACTGGGGGGGGTTGTTTTAGCTCTGACCTGGGAGGGGTGGGAGGTGCTTCTCCTCTCTCGTCACAGACGACGACTCCTTCGGTTTTGGCAGAGGAACCTCCTCCGCGAGCTTCGACGGTGTAGAAGCAGGCTTCGAGGTCCGTTCGTCGTCACGACTTCTGTGACTGCAGATGACAACGATACACACTCGTCAAGATCGCAAACGTCGCACTCGCGCACTGAACCATCTCCTGGCTTGGGCACGTGCAGCCGGCCGAGAACAGCTGAGCGAACAGCTCGAGTGGAAGGCGGTGGCGGCGGCATCTTATTCGTGAAGGTCATCGTTCTGCCCGTCCACTCTCTGGGGCTCTATTTTTAGAGCGGCTTATCTAAGGTGTCAGAGAGGATTCTGTCCTTCCAGGTGAATTTCACTGTGCGACTCTGACTTTACAGCCGCTCCGTAGGACTTCGCCTCGAGTTTCAGCACGCGTTAAAGACGCCATGAAGTCAAACGCAGTGACCCAGGCGAGAGCAACGTGTCAGAAGTAATGTCAACATTTCCCCGTTTTCCCTGATCAGGAGTCACATGTTAAATATTACTAGTTTTGTATTCATTTGCAGCGGAATCAACAAAAAAGGGTTCAGTCTTTGTACTGCAGATGTTCAGCCTCATCATCAAGAAcagctgaacacaaaaacattagctGACATTTTCATTACTGAGCTGCTGCGAACGCATCAAACTAACCCAACAATGTCTCTGCTGCTCTAAATGTCGCCAAAGTTTCAAACTGCAGCCGTTTAGTCAGATTCTGGGACCACTTTTAGAGCCTGAATTGAGAACAGGAGCATCGATGTGGATCGGAAACATACTGTATACCACCAggtttttcctcatttctttcctttttctgtctgtctgagtgaCGATGCAGCAGGAAGGtcgaggagtgtgtgtgtgtgtcacctcTGCTCTGTGGCGTTAGCCCTCTGCGTCTCAGTGAGCGGTTCACCGTCACTCTCTGCCCCCTCAACTACCGgcttatttttctaaaacaaacaaccactcGGACCCTTAGAAAGAAACTTGAGAACCTAACTCTGATGAGATTAAGACGTTCTCAGTTGTTTTGAAtcgtaaaaaaaaagcaggcaaataaacaaatgttgcGCATTTCAAACTCAGCTCTCCCCGTGGTCACTGACGTTTGCGGACTCAAGTTACAAACTTCAAACGTTAAACATGCGAAGCACAACAAACTTCGGCAACAACCTGAAGCGTGACTGCTTCCTGGGTTTTCAAAAGCGGGAATCATCCAGTCAGATTAAAAGGACTGAAAATCAATACAAACATCCGATCACACTCGTAAAAGTCGTCATTCGCCGCATGTATCATCGCTTtatctgtttgtaaaaacagatctgaagtGAATATCTGACTCAggagtgtgtgtgcagctcATCGCGAGTGACACTAAGAACTTCACCCGACAAGCAACTCAAAACGTAGAAACTTACTTCGTTTTGACCTTGTGGATAATAATGAACGGTTTCGCTTACAGAAATTAGAGGATTCATTTTTCAGAGACATTAATTTGGCCACAATGTTTAAACACTAAGGGcactttcctttaaa is part of the Kryptolebias marmoratus isolate JLee-2015 linkage group LG11, ASM164957v2, whole genome shotgun sequence genome and harbors:
- the tjp1b gene encoding tight junction protein ZO-1 isoform X9 yields the protein MRLLSFGSCVDRAVDEVLVGFFDAKMFSGGTKRWFARKQRRQQPQRAGRRPCAGRKRRWAAKLLQEHREQILSELDVNAVLPHLVYEKVFSLVEYKEILGQGSGRRRTEVFLDHLTSKGPAAFSSFCSVLEEVCPHLLTCFLLDGEDGVPRPGKKVGPPVPPNSPGEPPLCCPPTNTQPAFDSRHHPSPTAGSATAASSAGTGQGKPSLRRIKGRIHRSKSLDSIDFLDSNSAAMEETVIWEQHTVTLHRAPGFGFGIAISGGRDNPHFQSGETSIVISDVLKGGPAEGLLQENDRVVMVNAVSMDNVEHAYAVQQLRKSGKIAKITIRRKRKVHVPMGRLGERETMSEHDEEEDSYDEEIYETRSGRSGAYSGVGGAMGRRSGRSGGRRDRERERSGSRERSLSPRSDRRSHNLPPRPAKVTLVKSRKNEEYGLRLASHIFVKDISPESLAARDGNIQEGDVVLKINGTVTENLSLIDAKKLIERSKGKLKMVVQRDDRATLLNIPDLDDSIPSANASDRDDISDIHSLASDHSNRSHDRHRSSRSRSPDRRSEPSDHSRHSPQQISNGSHRSRDDERTSKPASTPSKLAEEVPLPKPKESSSVTREEKHLPPLPEPKPVYAQPGQPDVDLPVSPSDAPVPSAAHDDSILRPSMKLVKFKKGESVGLRLAGGNDVGIFVAGVLEESPAAKEGLEEGDQILRVNNVDFANIIREEAVLFLLDLPKGEEVTILAQKKKDVYRRIVESDVGDSFYIRTHFEYEKESPYGLSFNKGEVFRVVDTLYNGKLGSWLAIRIGKNHQEVERGIIPNKNRAEQLSSVQYTLPKTAGGDRADFWRFRGLRSSKRNLRKSREDLSSQPVQTKFPAYERVVLREAGFLRPVVIFGPIADVAREKLSREEPDLFELAKSEPRDAGTDQRSSGIIRLHTIKQIIDRDKHAVLDITPNAVDRLNYAQWYPIVVFLNPDNKQGVKNMRTRLCPESRKSARKLYERAIKLRKNNHHLFTTTINLNNMNDGWYGALKETIQQQQNQLVWVSEGKADGTTEDDLDIHDDRLSYLSAPGSEYSMYSTDSRHTSDYEDTDTEGGAYTDQELDETLNDEVGLPTEPAITRSSEPVREDPPVIQDTPGYPGYQHPVQPDPASRIDPPGFKMAAPQQQGEAALPMPSLPPTVAATSAVEQPVQHEAVHLEEPPAAAAAPQADSLNSPSPAPELIQPPPPPPPPPPHEPHPSGPPGPEPKMYKKDLYNMEDPVRINHGLKQSMNYSHQPPYQDKQPYREYDHPPYGYDGGGYTEPKPHNTDSHLHYDNRVPHYSEQWPPYDQQTSSSQPAGYQPSHQQPVGYSPRSPYEDGPGRDYSPPQPRYEEAPPPGFDGRPRHSKPGPIRYDEPPPPPPAVYDARSPYEVESRSFPINSPRSPEPPKHYYGDSGLRPTFMSGPPNRGYKPGVHEPMMNSEPAVPPPKPETLPSPGEPAVTPGSKPLPPPPREDLDEDPAMKPQSVLNRVKMFENKRSVSMDRAKEGESSVLRPADVPKPVSAPAPVLKANSLSNLEQERSTYRAPEPQKPHTKPLDDVVRSNHYDPDEDEEYYRKQLSYFDRRSFDSKAMGQPGPGINRFHDLPRPAQLSYPFNRVESVEKVSPAEKRYEPLPQISPSSQYGPPVPALPPNTLPKLSPSDANSIPEPLTSPNPKPDLAALRPTSRDEPAPGGYPPPRGLPDKVPVNGTDAAPPKTLGAPAPTSYNRYVPKPYTSAARPFERKFESPKFNHNLLPNDTPAKTELLGKPGTVSNSGGKPQLSPQPLDHDSGLDTFTRTMDNRPKYQHNNINAIPKAIPVSPSALDDEDEDEGHTVVATARGIFNSNGGVLSSIETGVSIIIPQGAIPESVEQEIYFKVCRDNSILPPLDKEKGETLLSPLVMCGPHGLKFLKPVELRLPHCDPKTWQNKSLPGDPNYLVGANCVSVLIDHF